CGACGATGGCCAGTTCCATCACCTGTTCCTGGAACAGCGGCACACCTAGGGTGCGCTCGAAAACCGGCCTGAGTTCATCGGAGGGGTAGTCAATGGCTTCTTCGCCGTTTCGCCGGCGCAGGTAGGGATGCACCATGTCGCCCTGGATCGGCCCCGGACGGACGATGGCCACCTGAATTACCAGATCGTAGAAGGTTTGCGGACGCAGCCGTGGCAGCATCGCCATCTGTGCGCGGGACTCGATCTGGAATGCACCGATGGTATCTGCGCGGCTGATCATGGCGTAGGTTGCCTGGTCCTCCTTGGGCAGAGTGGCCAGCGTCCACTGCTTGCCACGGTAGCGCTCGATCAGGCCGAAACAGCGGCGCAGCGCACTGAGCATGCCCAGAGCCAGCACGTCGACCTTGAGCAGGCCGACCCTGTCCAGATCATCCTTGTCCCATTGGATGACCGTGCGTTCGACCATGGTCGCGTTCTCCACCGGCACCAGCGTGTCGAGTGCGTGCTCGGAAATGACGAAGCCGCCCGGATGCTGCGACAGATGACGGGGAAATCCGACCAGCTCGCCAGTCAGGATCAGTACACGTCTGAGCAGCGGATTCTGCGGGTCGAAGCCCGCTTCCAGCAGGCGCTGCGGCGTTGGCGGGCCGCTGCTCCAGCGGCCACAGCAGTCAGCCAGGGCATTGACCTGATCCGGCGGCAAGCCAAGGGCCTTGGCGACATCGCGTATCGCCCCGGCGCCGTGATAGGTGTTGACCACGGCGGTGAGCGCCGCACGGGTTCGCCCGTAGCGGCGAAACACGTACTGGATGACTTCTTCGCGGCGCTCATGTTCGAAATCGACGTCGATATCCGGTGGCTCATTGCGTTCGCGGGAGAGAAAGCGCTCGAACAACAGCCGGCTCTCGGTGGGGTCCAGCTCGGTGATGCCAAGCACGAAACAGACGCTGGAGTTGGCCGCCGAGCCCCGGCCCTGGCAGAGGATGTGCTGCTCGCGGGCAAAGCGGACAATGTCGTGCACGGTCAGAAAGTAGCTCTCGTATTTCAGCTCGGCGATCAGCTCAAGCTCATGCTCGATCTGCGCGCGGGCGGCGGCCGGCACACCCTTGGGCCAGCGCTCGGCGGCGCCACGCTCCACCAGAACGCGCAGCCAGGAGGTGGGATCATGCTCTGCAGGCACCAGCTCGTGCGGGTAGTGATAATTCAGTTGGCTGAGATCGAAACTGCAGCGCTCGACGATGCGTAGTGTTTGCGCGAGCAGCTCGGGCGGGTACAGCTCGCCCAGTTCCTCAAGCCGGCGCAGATGCCGCTCGCCATTGGCGAATAGATGGGCACCGGCCTCGGCCACGGGTAGATGATGACGGATGGCGGTCATGCAGTCCTGCAGGGCGCGGCGGCCACGGGCATGCATGTGCACGTCGCCACAGGCCACCGCCGGCAAGTCATGGGCCGCGGCCAGTTCGAGCAGGCGCTGCAGACGCGCGCTATCGTCCGCGCCGCGATGCAGTTCGACGCCCAGCCACAGAAGCTCGGGAAAAACCGAACGAAGCCAGGGCAGGGCAGTGGTATCGCCTGCGCTGAGCCAGATGGCCAGCAGGCCATCGAGCGGCGCCACGAAATCCTCTTGCAGCAATCGGTAGCTGCCCTTTGCCGACCTGCGTCGCGCCCGAGTGATCAGACCGCAT
The sequence above is drawn from the Pseudomonas sp. Z8(2022) genome and encodes:
- a CDS encoding error-prone DNA polymerase; the protein is MSDYAELHCLSNFTFQRGASSAQELFERAARLGYQALAITDECTLAGIVRAWEASKKTGVKLIVGSEMQIEKGPKLVLLAENLTGYQALCGLITRARRRSAKGSYRLLQEDFVAPLDGLLAIWLSAGDTTALPWLRSVFPELLWLGVELHRGADDSARLQRLLELAAAHDLPAVACGDVHMHARGRRALQDCMTAIRHHLPVAEAGAHLFANGERHLRRLEELGELYPPELLAQTLRIVERCSFDLSQLNYHYPHELVPAEHDPTSWLRVLVERGAAERWPKGVPAAARAQIEHELELIAELKYESYFLTVHDIVRFAREQHILCQGRGSAANSSVCFVLGITELDPTESRLLFERFLSRERNEPPDIDVDFEHERREEVIQYVFRRYGRTRAALTAVVNTYHGAGAIRDVAKALGLPPDQVNALADCCGRWSSGPPTPQRLLEAGFDPQNPLLRRVLILTGELVGFPRHLSQHPGGFVISEHALDTLVPVENATMVERTVIQWDKDDLDRVGLLKVDVLALGMLSALRRCFGLIERYRGKQWTLATLPKEDQATYAMISRADTIGAFQIESRAQMAMLPRLRPQTFYDLVIQVAIVRPGPIQGDMVHPYLRRRNGEEAIDYPSDELRPVFERTLGVPLFQEQVMELAIVAAEYTPGEADELRRSMAAWKRHGGLEPHRQRLTSRMLEKGYSQAFTERIFRQIEGFGSYGFPESHAASFALLAYASCWLKCHEPAAYACALVNSWPMGFYSPDQVLQDARRHDVEVRPVDVRYSDWDCSLEPDEHGEPAIRLGLRMIRGMREDDARRIEQARLSGAFRDVEDLSRRARLDASARERLADAGALGGLAGHRYQARWAVAGVEEQLPLFAGISAPDEASLKLPTPSQGEDLLTDYATLGTTLGPHPLALLRQALRAQRCRSSRELQAVEHGRPVSVAGLVIGRQRPQTASGVIFVTLEDEFGLVNVVVWHDLAERQRRVLVQSQMLRIDGHLETQDGVRHVIAGRLTDMTAMLTGLDIRSRDFH